In the Engraulis encrasicolus isolate BLACKSEA-1 chromosome 9, IST_EnEncr_1.0, whole genome shotgun sequence genome, one interval contains:
- the rnf6 gene encoding E3 ubiquitin-protein ligase RNF6: MVMDPPGGREERRSSQAERLRREEAYYHFINELSEEEYRLMRDSNLLGTPGEVTAEELRQRLDGAKERVSSQPRPETRPQGTEGGEEQGGSGAPESGSETSNGDSLLEWLNTFRRTGNATRSGQSGNQTWRAVSRTNPNSGEFRFSLEININHEQPDTVGTAAPTGAGAGTGAGAGAGTGADSHAEAEEIPLPATVHPPAPSPPLPPTPPPPPPPPPPLSSAPSIRTTTTSTTSSSYSTRPAPYTTHRPSSTFSHHASPPPPSSSSSSSSSSSRPALGRRSQARRTRNSSAASMTASPPLPNPPPPLPVPLAPLRRSIAATQPPRAPPPLAPAPPPPPPPPASPAPTSTSTLNPSSPPGPDSGAGGPRQPPAPASSPSTGEQQQQQQPGEETVEAAAPPDLSSSSSSSCAPAQESLQGATAGREARSSRTRSRGRVRRSLAGSGGSSGGGGGGGGGGGGGGGGGGASGGLSSRSSRRSRSPLHRSPAPLSVSVSPPVTVTTASAPSATAGGAATADSPELSSTTATVSMETGEAASSESTTTGASQEGSAAAANDTNEEEGEAPGGGGTGAAAGAGSGGTSGGGTGGSGVRRHPTIMLDLQVRRIRPGENRDRDSIASRTRSRARAAENTVTFESDSGGFRRTISRSERAGIRTYVSTIRIPLRRISETGLGEPSSTALRSILRQIMTGFGELSSLMETEANSETRAAGGGTTAGGGIAGGVGAAGGAQDGSIIAGGGNEGSGAGSQGNGGGLGSGASELERGGQGSVVGGDGEVLSGGGAGGQGRVSGGGTGGGGVGSVGGLGTGVGVGGGGGGTGTGTESSRPASRDTNNLVENGTLPILRLAHFFLLNDEEDEEHPRGLTKEQIDNLGTRTYGQPPPAPGALDAELEHEAGRNATANANTAAACSVCINEYAQGNKLRRLPCQHEFHIHCIDRWLSENNTCPICRQPVLAGHHD, encoded by the exons ATGGTGATGGACCCTCCGGGCGGGCGAGAAGAGCGTCGCTCGTCTCAGGCGGAGCGTCTGCGGCGGGAGGAGGCCTACTACCACTTCATCAACGAGCTGAGCGAGGAGGAGTACCGCCTCATGAGGGACAGCAACCTGCTGGGCACGCCGG GTGAGGTGACAGCGGAGGAACTGCGTCAGAGGCTGGACGGGGCCAAGGAGAGGGTGTCGTCCCAGCCCCGCCCAGAGACACGCCCCCAGGGCACcgaaggaggagaggaacaagGAGGCAGCG GCGCTCCGGAGTCGGGCTCGGAGACGTCCAACGGCGACTCGCTGCTGGAGTGGCTGAACACGTTCCGGCGCACGGGCAACGCCACGCGCAGCGGCCAGAGCGGCAACCAGACGTGGCGCGCGGTGAGCCGCACCAACCCCAACAGCGGCGAGTTCCGCTTCAGCCTGGAGATCAACATCAACCACGAGCAGCCCGACACCGTGGGGACAGCGGCGCCCACAGGAGCCGGAGCAGGGACCGGGGCGGGGGCTGGAGCCGGTACCGGTGCCGACTCACATGCGGAGGCTGAGGAGATACCCCTGCCTGCTACCGTACAcccccctgccccctctcctcctctaccccccactcctcctcctcctcctcctcctcccccacctctgtCCTCCGCCCCCTCCatacgcaccaccaccacctccaccaccagtagCTCCTACAGCACCAGACCCGCCCCCTACACCACCCACCggccctcctccaccttctcccaccacgcctccccccctcccccctcttcctcctcctcctcctcctcctcctcttctaggcCAGCGCTGGGTCGCCGCTCCCAGGCCCGACGCACGCGCAACAGCAGCGCGGCCTCCATGAcggcctcccctcccctgcccaatCCCCCGCCCCCTCTACCCGTCCCCCTGGCCCCTCTGAGGCGGAGCATCGCCGCCACTCAGCCCCCCAGGGCGCCGCCTCCTCTTGCCCccgctcctccacctccacccccaccccctgcctccccggcccccacctccacctccaccctcaacCCCAGCTCACCCCCGGGTCCTGACAGTGGAGCAGGGGGACCCAGGCAGCCTCCAGCCCCAGCATCCAGCCCCTCCActggggagcagcagcagcagcagcagccggggGAGGAGACCGTGGAGGCTGCTGCTCCTCcagacctctcctcctcctcctcctcctcctgtgcacCGGCTCAGGAGTCCCTCCAGGGGGCGACAGCGGGCCGAGAGGCGCGCAGCAGCAGGACTCGATCGCGTGGGCGTGTGCGGAGGTCCCTCGCAGGAAGTGGGGGTagtagcggaggaggaggaggaggaggaggaggaggaggaggaggaggaggaggaggaggtgctagTGGGGGACTTTCCTCTCGCTCCTCCCGCAGGAGTCGCTCCCCTCTGCACCGGAGTCCCGCCCccctctccgtctccgtctctccccCTGTAACCGTGACGACCGCCTCCGCCCCTAGTGCCACCGCCGGCGGCGCCGCTACAGCTGATTCGCCAGAGCTCAGCAGCACTACCGCCACCGTCTCCATGGAAACCGGTGAAGCGGCGTCCAGCGAGTCGACCACCACCGGCGCGTCCCAGGAGGGTTCCGCAGCAGCAGCCAACGACACCaacgaggaagagggagaggcccCGGGCGGAGGGGGCACGGGGGCCGCGGCGGGCGCCGGATCAGGTGGGACTAGCGGCGGTGGTACCGGTGGCTCCGGCGTGCGGCGCCACCCCACCATCATGCTGGACCTGCAGGTGCGCCGGATCCGGCCCGGAGAGAACCGGGACCGGGACAGCATCGCCAGCCGCACGCGCTCGCGGGCCCGCGCCGCCGAGAACACCGTCACCTTCGAGAGCGACAGCGGCGGCTTCCGGCGCACCATCTCGCGCTCGGAGCGTGCCGGCATCCGCACGTACGTCAGCACCATCCGCATCCCGCTGCGGCGCATCAGCGAGACGGGCCTGGGCGAGCCGAGCTCCACCGCGCTCCGCTCCATCCTGCGTCAGATCATGACCGGCTTCGGGGAGCTCAGCTCGCTCATGGAGACCGAGGCCAACTCCGAGACGCGCGCCGCCGGGGGCGGGACCACCGCAGGAGGAGGAATTGCAGGAGGAGTAGGAGCCGCGGGTGGAGCCCAGGATGGAAGCATCATCGCCGGGGGGGGCAACGAGGGCTCGGGCGCTGGGAGCCAGGGCAACGGAGGAGGTCTGGGCTCCGGTGCGTCGGAGCTGGAGCGCGGTGGGCAGGGTAGTGTtgtggggggggatggggaggtgCTGTCTGGGGGCGGAGCAGGGGGGCAGGGGAGGGTGTCCGGAGGGGGTAccggtggagggggggtggggtctgTGGGCGGTCTTGGCACCGGTGTTGGGGTGGGAGGTGGCGGCGGTGGTACCGGTACCGGTACGGAGAGCTCTCGGCCCGCCAGCAGGGACACCAATAACCTGGTGGAGAACGGGACCCTCCCCATCCTGCGGCTCGCACACTTCTTCCTGCTCAacgacgaggaggacgaggagcacCCGCGGGGCCTCACCAAAGAGCAGATAGACAACCTGGGCACGCGCACCTACGGCCAGCCGCCCCCCGCCCCGGGGGCCCTGGACGCCGAGCTGGAGCACGAGGCCGGCCGCAACGCCACCGCCAACGCCAACACCGCCGCCGCCTGCTCCGTCTGCATCAACGAGTACGCCCAGGGCAACAAGCTGCGGCGCCTGCCCTGCCAGCACGAGTTCCACATCCACTGCATCGACCGCTGGCTCTCGGAGAACAACACCTGTCCCATATGCAGGCAGCCTGTACTGGCCGGCCACCACGACTGA